One region of Lampris incognitus isolate fLamInc1 chromosome 4, fLamInc1.hap2, whole genome shotgun sequence genomic DNA includes:
- the cmtr2 gene encoding cap-specific mRNA (nucleoside-2'-O-)-methyltransferase 2 gives MSQGQGTKRKAGRLQQPSAAVAALDAEMETEVRELFNKVRTYAKPSSGEWCIPHPVDALRHPPQEYSRLQALKVSLNAVKNQLSDKDLAVWHHHTNSTNRAGKITATVRSAANAEICTQAWCKFYEILGSFSLLPEEALQSGELNTIHLCEAPGAFITALNHYIKTSEHTRFCDWSWAANTLNPYHEGNGGNMTIADDRLIANTLPWWFFGSDNTGDIMSQEHLLELQTFVGNMRRVGLVTADGSFDCQEKPDEQEALVASLHLCETTAALLLLSPGSSFVLKMFTLYEHSSVCLLYLLNCCFRSVSVFKPATSKAGNSEVYIICLQYENKEAVRPLLSKLIRNYGPNMAKRTALFKNSQIPPSFLEQHEQVSSYFHKLQVETIQENLRMFEAMSAAQRQRLDHIREFTAQEYLRRLQVSWISRSRWLSRNTVNPACCSVSAGRPLGQRKQLGSFNERREMQTLNWRERIEKSHHGLWIQQHCDEASGTGCVLAGPLTDCHVDSWYVVVGAALTVVRNSPFCEGGLLSHLNEALVQSTDKSEFVWAGVPPCRFCCTRGAASILLDVAKLSNCTVGDREDGSKEKRKCLVFDRGAAWGACEDQTEDLLLEFCVAPSLSRVSGSTLHDGERTYQRELLDCVLFSLQNLNPGDALLLPLLSALTRVTAALVFCLHMSFHTVTFRSPPHTDSSGVMLVCAGFCPEAVARILPVLTDLHGHMAQLAKGEENTCGSGSPVCQRQILQFVPMEELLKGGLTDFLCAMNSTIIQQKLHLLMQAEHMCASGT, from the exons ATGAGTCAGGGACAAGGAACgaagaggaaggcaggcaggctgCAGCAGCCCAGCGCTGCAGTGGCAGCTTTGGATGCTGAGATGGAGACAGAAGTTAGAGAACTATTCAATAAGGTCAGAACCTATGCCAAACCATCCAGTGGGGAGTGGTGTATCCCTCACCCTGTTGATGCTCTCAGACACCCCCCACAAGAATATAGTCGGCTGCAGGCCCTAAAAGTGTCACTGAATGCTGTGAAGAACCAGCTCAGTGACAAGGACCTGGCAGTCTGGCACCACCACACCAACTCCACCAACCGGGCCGGGAAGATCACTGCTACTGTACGTTCTGCTGCAAATGCTGAGATCTGCACTCAGGCCTGGTGCAAGTTTTACGAGATCCTGGGCTCCTTTAGCCTccttccagaggaggcgctgcagAGTGGCGAACTAAACACCATCCACTTATGTGAGGCTCCGGGGGCCTTCATAACCGCCTTGAACCACTACATCAAAACAAGTGAGCACACTCGCTTCTGTGACTGGAGTTGGGCTGCCAACACACTCAACCCATACCACGAGGGGAATGGAGGCAACATGACCATCGCGGACGACCGGCTCATTGCTAACACACTGCCATGGTGGTTCTTTGGCTCAGACAACACAGGCGACATCATGAGCCAAGAGCACCTGCTGGAACTTCAGACGTTTGTGGGCAACATGCGGCGGGTCGGCCTAGTGACGGCAGACGGGAGCTTTGACTGCCAGGAGAAACCCGATGAGCAGGAGGCACTGGTGGCCTCACTGCACTTATGCGAGACTACAGCCGCGCTGTTGCTCCTCAGCCCTGGCAGCTCCTTTGTCCTGAAAATGTTCACCCTGTATGAGCACTCCTCCGTGTGCTTGCTCTATCTGCTGAACTGTTGTTTCCGTTCAGTCAGTGTCTTCAAACCCGCCACCAGTAAGGCGGGGAACTCTGAGGTGTACATTATCTGCCTGCAGTATGAAAACAAGGAAGCTGTCAGGCCTTTGCTTTCCAAGCTGATTCGGAACTATGGTCCGAATATGGCCAAACGCACAGCCCTTTTCAAAAATTCCCAGATTCCCCCGTCATTTCTGGAACAGCATGAACAGGTTAGCTCCTACTTTCACAAGTTGCAGGTGGAGACGATTCAAGAGAATCTGCGCATGTTTGAAGCTATGAGCGCGGCGCAGAGACAGCGGCTCGACCACATCAGGGAATTCACCGCTCAGGAATACCTTCGGCGCCTGCAG GTGAGCTGGATTTCACGAAGCCGATGGCTGTCCCGTAACACGGTGAACCCCGCCTGCTGCAGCGTTTCAGCGGGGAGACCTCTGGGACAGAGGAAACAACTGGGTTCCTTCAATGAGCGGAGGGAAATGCAGACGCTCAACTGGAGGGAGCGCATTGAGAAAAGTCACCATGGTTTGTGGATACAGCAGCACTGCGATGAGGCCAGCGGGACAGGCTGTGTGCTGGCAGGGCCACTGACAGACTGCCACGTGGATTCCTGGTATGTTGTTGTGGGTGCCGCCCTCACAGTGGTCAGAAACTCCCCGTTCTGTGAAGGGGGACTGTTGAGCCACCTCAACGAAGCTCTGGTGCAGTCAACGGACAAGTCAGAGTTCGTGTGGGCTGGTGTACCTCCCTGTCGCTTCTGCTGCACACGCGGTGCCGCCTCCATCCTGTTGGACGTTGCAAAACTCTCTAACTGCACTGTGGGTGACCGAGAGGACGGgagcaaagaaaaaagaaaatgcctGGTCTTTGACAGGGGCGCGGCATGGGGAGCCTGTGAGGACCAAACAGAGGATTTACTCCTGGAGTTTTGTGTGGCGCCCTCGCTCTCCAGGGTGAGTGGCAGCACACTGCATGACGGTGAGCGGACGTACCAGCGGGAACTGCTGGACTGCGTCCTGTTCTCCCTGCAGAACCTGAACCCTGGGGACGCCCTCCTCCTGCCCCTCCTCTCCGCCCTCACCAGGGTCACGGCGGCTCTCGTCTTCTGCCTGCACATGTCCTTTCACACCGTCACGTTCAGGAGCCCCCCCCATACCGACTCCAGTGGGGTGATGCTGGTGTGTGCGGGTTTCTGCCCTGAAGCCGTGGCTCGCATCCTCCCTGTTCTCACGGACCTCCATGGCCATATGGCTCAGCTGGCAAAGGGAGAGGAGAACACATGCGGCAGCGGGTCCCCTGTGTGTCAGAGGCAGATTCTTCAGTTCGTTCCCATGGAGGAACTCCTGAAAGGAGGACTTACAGACTTCCTGTGTGCGATGAACTCCACAATCATTCAGCAGAAACTTCACTTGCTCATGCAGGCTGAGCACATGTGTGCCAGTGGAACTTGA